A segment of the Canis lupus baileyi chromosome 21, mCanLup2.hap1, whole genome shotgun sequence genome:
catctgtaaagtggggattaTCTCAGCCTCACTCCcagggccgcggggagggccAGACGAGCTAATGCTATGGTGTGTCGACACCGTGACCAGCTCAGAGGAAGTTTAGGAACCATTATTAAACACCCACTTATATTCACTCCTTCTAACTAATTCAATTtccaccagttttttttttcccctaatggaAATAgaactgttttaattattttactttctgctttggatgtttctgaagtttttcttttttctttttttttaacaacgtATTTCTATTAAgtttataatcaggaaaaaaaagaaaaagtgaaattaaaaagaaaagcacaacaCACACTGTTCAGTTTGGGATGAGGTTAAAGCAACGTTGAGGTTTTGGTTACAAGCTCTGGCCACCTGGCAGGGTTCGAGCCGGGgccaggaaggaaggggagggaggaaggcggGTTTCTTGGTACTCACTCTGATTTGCTTGGGCTTCAGTTCGCCAAGTAGAGCTGTTTAAGagggaaagatgaaaaaaggACAGAGAAGGGATGAGAATCGATCATGAGAGAGGCCGGTGGACCTGGCCTCTACCCTGTTTGGGGTCTTCCAGCCTCTCATCACTCCCTCGCAGGGAAGGAGCACAGAAATGTTTCCCACCATTGCAGAGCCAGTTTTTTGTTGACAAAGCTCCGAGATGTAAAGGCCATACGTGCTGCTAGTTTTCGTAGCTTAGGggggaaatgaaaaaggaaaggctTAATGAATTGCATTCTTACTGTGCTACCTTCTAAAAGTCAACCTATTCTCTTTTATCGAGCACCTAACCCCACAAAGTATTGCATTTTATGTAAAACACACCCAAATAGACCTGCCTAATGCTACAGCAGGGAGCATCATAGTGAGATGctaaacagagggagaaataaaatgtGGTCACGTGTGAGAaagcttctaaataaataaaacccttggGGGGCAAGCAGGCATAATCTGCTATCACTACCCAAGATCTCTGTTGAAGCCTCCTGCTGACCAGCAGTTAATCAGTCCTGCTTAAAATTGTATGTATCTAATGggtttttccagaaaatatttaggtaattcacaaaagaaacaaaaatgatcaaTCAAATGTATGAAAAAGGTATCTGACATCACTACTCTCAAAGATATATAAACTGAAATGAGGCACATTTGTGAgttgggggaaaataaaaaaaaaaaaattccctcagtGCTGAtgaaggtgggggaaggagaacCAGTTGGTGCGACCTTTCTGACGGTCAACTTGAGAACACAGAGCAGAAGCCTCACTGTTGCCTTTAACCAGGAAGGAGATAATTAAGCATGTGAGCAAAATTTCCACAGTAAGTCAAAGTGAAAACTGCCAATGGCCTCAACATCCAACACTAAGGAATTTCTTAACAAAATTATACAGAATTTCTTTATGAATATACTTAGCCATGAAAAATGACACTGAAGAGGAGTATTTATTGACCTAAAATATTGTTACATAAGTATTACAAGGAACTATCAAGAAATGAGCACTTACACATGTTCTAGGATGATTTTCGTCAGCAGGTTTTTGAGGTTCTGGTGGAAATTTTCAGGAAAGAGAGCCAGGATCGCCTCGGCAGAGGACAGGTCACGGAACACCACCAGCCTGGTGAGACGGTGCAGAGCCTGGAGCAGCTGCAGGATAGGCCTGCGTGGTGAgaagcggggcggggggcagggctcTATACCCCCGCTGCTGGGGAGAGGGCCTGCCACACACCGCCACACGTCCCAATGGTCCCATGGGTTCTGAGGCCTCTGTCACAGATGCTGATGCCCAGGTGCCTTGGCCCACCTCTAAGTTACCTACTGCTTTAGAAGACAGGTGTAGCTGTCTGACATAGGAACCTGTCAACATGCCAGAAACTTCTGTTTGGGAGCAAAGGGTTAATAAGTCCCCTCTCCTTGTGCACAGAATCTGACCTTCAGTTCTAGCCCGTTCCCTGGTAACATGAGAGAAGTGAAAAGTCAGCTGTGTTACTAGGCAACACTGCACTGGGCCTCTGGGAGGTCTGCAGGAACTCCTGAGCCCGTAGCTCTGGGCCCCCCTAGTGTGGCTGCATGCCGCCTGCCAGAACCCGAAGCTGGGCTTGCTGAATTGCTACCAGGGTTACTGGTTCCTGCGGGGTTTGGGCTTTGAATCCAGGGTGTCCTTGCCCCTAGGCTGTCATCTAAAagggcaaagaaaacaaatagatcCCGGTGGGCTGTGTTGACTCCCCTGTGGAAGAGGAGGGCCTGACACTGCCCTGCTAGTTTGCTGTGCTCTACCCTAGGTCCTTCCAACTGAATCTGTAGCCAAGGATGGCCTGTGGCTGCCCTATCAGTACAACAATGCTTAGCTGAAACTGAGAAGACTCGAGGTGACTGCTTTACAGCTTTCTCTGATGACACGGGAGGCTGCTCAGCTGCAAAGGCACAACCAAGTGGTGAGGTGATGTTAACCCTCCACGGATGAGGGGTGAATGTCAATGGATAAATGCCCAacctccctgccctccagggtGACAATTCTGGGGTGTGTTCCCCAGGGTTTCTTACAGAATCCCAAGATTGAGCCCCGTTGTCCACAGCGATACCCAGTCATTaacacattcattctttcatggctctgcctctcttccctgttAGATTTTCCCCATTCCCTCCTTTGTGCTTTCTAGACTCACCTCCCCAGGCTCACTCTCAGCCTCAGGCTCAACTTTTGGGGAACCCAAACTAAGTCTTCAACTCACTTCCATAATCTGGCTGCTGCCTTTTACTGTTCTACAGCTGACTTCAATGAACAGAGCCCTggtttaaaaatagtaataataataatgtaggcCTGTTTGAATGAACTCCTATTTTAGGAGCCTATTTGCCCTAAAAAGAGAAGGCTGTGAGTACTGCATAAATGGAGtcacctccctcttcctcttagCAACCAGCTGAGGTCAGGTAGGGTCCAGCAGCATCCCCCTGAATCATATTCAGGTCTCAGAGCCTCTGCTGAGTGTCCCCTAAGAAGACTTTCTAAGCTACCCAGCTGACAACCTATCAGCAGTGGCAagttagaggggaaaaaaatcacaaagattgGCTTTTGTCCACGCTGTCTAGGGAACAAGTCTGAAAAGGAAATGGCCGGGACCTCTGATCCTGGGTAGAGTTCTCCCATCTTTGTCTCATTTATCATAAGGAAGTGAAGGTTTAAAGATAATAGCTTTTAAGTTTActagcattaaaataaaaatctattttaagtttGTTACAATTTCAACAGACATTTCAGGGGAAAAATTTCCTTGGATGTGGCAACGACAGGGAAGTTAAGAAAGAGACTAATGAGCTGAGAAGCCAGTGGCCAAAGGTCATTTCTGACCATACTTACTTGCTCTGCTTCCTCCTGGGTCACAGACAAGCTGGAGCATGTCATATCCAAGAGTTTTTCTGAGCCAAGGGCTGAACTGGGAAAGCTCTCTTGGCACAGCTGTCTGACAACATCTTTTGAGGAGGCCTATGAATTAATTCAcagatggggagagaaaaaaaaaaaaaaacccattcagAGTCTGAAAATACATGTTTCAGAACATAATATTGTCTCAGTCGTGGTGTGATACCTTTGAGACTCAAGACTTAAAAGTGCCTAGGACATTTCCGGTTGTGGAGGGATGAAACAGATGTACTTTGCCTTATTTTCCCTTCTCAGCACAACTGAACCTGCTGGGCACTGTGTAGAAAACAAACGTGAGACCActctgaggtggggaggggggaagacgGGCCTGctgtgggcctcacctgcaagACCAAGAAATGACATGGCGGTGAGTTTCCTCGATTTTCTCTTCCAAGTAGGGAGCTGGGACCTTCATCCCCATGGAGTGGCAACAAGTCCCACCACCCCATGGTATTAATAGTAACAACATGGGCCAGAACTTCCACCCCTGCCCAGCAGTAACAAGGAACCCCCACTTCTGGGTGTCAGTAGGAGCCAAGTGCAGAACCTGGACTTTCCTCTCCATCAGGTCGTAATTAGGCAGAAACCCTCCAGAATCTCGGAGTATAACACGAGAATGACCAGGTTTCAACCAAAAATCATTCATCATACCAAGAACCAGAAAGAtctcaaattgaatgaaaaaagacaatCATTAGATGCCAACATCAAGATAAGAGATGTTAAAATcatctgacaaagattttaaagcagccatgaCAAAAATGCTTCAACCAGTAATTACTAAcatgcttaaaacaaaaaagcaaaggaaaagaagatgcaaaagaacaaaatggaattttagaactgaaaaatacaataactaaaattaaaagtcTGGTAGATGGGCTTAGCACCAgaatgaaagggacagaggaaagagTCTGTAAACTGAAACACAAAGCCACTAGGAAATTACCCAGTTGGCACAGAGGGAACAGACTGGAAAtaatgaacagagcctcagggATCTGTGAGACTATACCCAAAAAAATCTAACATTCATGTCATTGGAGTCCTAGAAGGGGAAGATAAAAGGGGCAAGAATGAAAAAgtacttaaagaaataatggctgaacaTTGTCCAAGTTTAGCTACAGACATAACTGTATGCATTCAAAAACCTAAGCAAATTCTCCAAGggataaatccaaagaaatccaTACCAAGATACATCATAATTAGACTCCAGGAaactaaaggcaaagaaaaagtctTGAAAGCAGTGAGAGAAAAAACAGTATCTTATCTGTAAGGAATAATCAGAATAATAGTAGATTTCAAATCAGATCTCATGAAAGCAAGAAGGAAGTGGTACAATATTTCTCAGGCGTTggaagaaaagaactgtcaactCAGAATCCTACACCCATcaaaaaatatccttcagaaaatgaagaggaaatcaagacattctcagatgaatgaaaattatgaaaatctgTCACAAGACAAAAGAGGTTCTATTaatagaaaggaaacaataaaaggaAGCTTGGAACATCAGGAAGAAAGACAGGACACAACAAGCAAAAATAAGGGTAAATATGATAGACTTTCCTTCTCTTGAATTTCTAAATTCTGCTTAAAAGATGAAGCAAAAATTGCAGCTCTAAATGTAtgaagaggaaatatttaagacattATATCAGAAATGAGGGAAGGGATATAAAGGGAAGTAAGGTTTCTATACTTCAGCTCTAACTGGTAAAATGATGACACTAATAGACTGTGATGTTATGTATGTAAATGTAATTACTAGAGCGACCactaaaaagattataaaaagaaatgcattttaaaatgctacaGATAAACCAAAAGGGAATtccaaaaatatgttcaaataaccc
Coding sequences within it:
- the COMMD9 gene encoding COMM domain-containing protein 9, which encodes MAALTAEGFAALQSLLKASSKDVVRQLCQESFPSSALGSEKLLDMTCSSLSVTQEEAEQLLQALHRLTRLVVFRDLSSAEAILALFPENFHQNLKNLLTKIILEHVSTWRTEAQANQISLPRLVDLDWRVDVKTSSDSISRMAVPTCLLQMKIQEDPSLCGDKPSISAVTVELSKETLDTMLDGLGRIRDQLSAVANK